A single region of the Eulemur rufifrons isolate Redbay chromosome 8, OSU_ERuf_1, whole genome shotgun sequence genome encodes:
- the AGTRAP gene encoding type-1 angiotensin II receptor-associated protein, translated as MELPAVNLKVILLGHWLLTTWGCIVFSGSYAWANFTILALGVWAVAQRDSVDAISMFLCGLLATIFLDIVYISIFYPRAGLTDTGRFGAGMAILNLLLKPFSCCFVYQMYRERGGFLGPSQDRSAYQTIDSAEAPVDPFASPEDRGQTARGY; from the exons ATGGAGCTGCCCGCGGTGAACCTGAAg GTGATTCTCCTGGGTCACTGGCTGCTGACAACCTG GGGCTGCATCGTGTTCTCAGGCTCCTATGCCTGGGCCAACTTCACCATCCTGGCCTTGGGCGTGTGGGCCGTGGCGCAGCGGGACTCCGTGGACGCCATAAGCATG TTTCTCTGTGGCTTGCTGGCCACCATCTTCCTGGACATCGTGTACATCAGTATCTTCTACCCACGGGCCGGCCTCACGGACACGGGGCGCTTTGGGGCCGGCATGGCCATCCTTAACCTGCTGCTCAAACCCTTCTCCTGCTGCTTCGTCTACCAGATGTACCGGGAGCGTGGGG GCTTCCTCGGACCATCTCAGGATCGCAGCGCCTACCAGACAATTGACTCTGCAGAGGCGCCCGTGGACCCCTTTGCAAGCCCAGAGGACAGGGGTCAAACCGCCCGTGGGTACTGA